In Cotesia glomerata isolate CgM1 linkage group LG1, MPM_Cglom_v2.3, whole genome shotgun sequence, one genomic interval encodes:
- the LOC123266373 gene encoding DNA-binding protein P3A2 isoform X6: MVSLPSTESVTMERMDRLTDDDDDEPSSGSETYEEGDLLSHALGDDVTAQLAAAGSKNANGPIGVAAAAAIVSAKKRKRPHSFETNPSIRKRQQNRLLRKLRQTIDEFATRVGQQAIVLVATPGKPNSSYKVFGAKPLEDVVKNLRSMIMEELESALAQQAPPPVQDDPSLYELPPLIIDGIPTPVEKMTQAQLRAFIPLMLKYSTGRGKPGWGRESTRPPWWPKELPWANVRMDARSEDEKQKISWTHALRQIVINCYKFHGREDLLPAFNDDDDKSNILVQQTTPHSSHASSSQGQNEQQQQQQTMTTQYPTTVLQTITNQDGTISIVQVDPSNPTIQLPDGTIAQVQGVATIHTSQGDVQTLTEVGGAEGSVSVDINSVTEATLGQDGQIILTGEDGHGYPVSVSGVITVPVSASMYQTMVANIQSDGTVQMVTPMVQVPKVEPGNGETIEAVTIQGHPMTMINANGEHQVLQVISLKDANALTKAMQGEVIKDEDSQQQQTVSSPE, from the exons ATGGTTTCCTTGCCGAGCACCGAATCAGTTACCATGGAAAGAATGGATCGGCTAACCGACGACGATGACGATGAGCCCAGCAGTGGATCTGAGACCTATGAGGAGGGTGATCTGTTATCACACGCTCTGGGTGATGATGTTACGGCCCAGCTTGCCGCTGCAGGTTCGAAAAACGCTAATG gaCCTATTGGTGTTGCCGCTGCAGCAGCGATCGTATCTGCTAAAAAACGAAAACGACCACACAGTTTTGAAACAAATCCCAGCATAAGAAAACGCCAACAAAATCGACTTTTAAGAAAACTCAGA CAAACCATAGATGAATTTGCGACACGAGTCGGTCAGCAAGCAATAGTATTAGTAGCCACACCTGGAAAACCAAATAGTAGTTACAAAGTATTTGGAGCAAAGCCTCTTGAAgatgtagttaaaaatttaagatcaATGATAATGGAAGAATTGGAGAGTGCATTAGCACAACAAGCACCACCACCTGTTCAAGATGATCCATCATTATACGAATTACCGCCATTAATAATCGATGGAATACCGACACCAGTTGAAAAAATGACACAAGCACAGCTCAGGGCATTTATACCGTTGATGTTAAAGTATTCTACAGGTAGGGGTAAGCCAGGTTGGGGCAGAGAAAGCACACGACCTCCTTGGTGGCCCAAAGAGTTGCCATGGGCAAATGTGCGTATGGACGCAAGGTCTGAAGACGAAAAACAAAAG ATTTCTTGGACGCATGCGCTGAGACAAATAGTCATAAATTGTTACAAATTTCACGGAAGAGAGGATCTGTTACCAGCGTTCAATGATGACGACgataaatctaatattttgGTTCAACAAACGACACCTCATTCGTCGCATGCATCATCAAGCCAAGGACAAAATgaacaacagcagcagcaacaaaCG ATGACCACACAGTATCCAACAACTGTTTTACAAACGATAACAAATCAAGATGGaacaatatcaatagttcaagTAGATCCAAGTAATCCAACCATACAATTACCTGATGGTACAATTGCACAAGTTCAGGGTGTTGCTACT ATTCACACGAGTCAAGGCGATGTTCAAACACTAACTGAAGTAGGAGGTGCTGAAGGCAGTGTTTCCGTCGATATAAACAGTGTGACTGAAGCAACATTGGGACAAGACGGTCAAATAATTCTCACAGGAGAAGATGGACATG GCTATCCAGTATCAGTGTCCGGCGTGATCACCGTACCAGTATCAGCAAGTATGTACCAAACGATGGTGGCTAATATCCAAAGCGACGGTACAGTTCAAATGGTGACACCAATGGTACAAGTTCCAAAAGTTGAACCAGGAAACGGAGAAACAATTGAAGCTGTTACTATTCAGGGTCATCCGATGACAATGATTAATGCTAATGGTGAACATCAGGTATTACAAGTGATATCGCTTAAAGATGCTAATGCATTAACTAAAGCAATGCAAGGTGAAGTTATTAAAGATGAAGATAGCCAGCAACAGCAAACGGTATCAAGTCCTGAATGA
- the LOC123266373 gene encoding DNA-binding protein P3A2 isoform X5: MVSLPSTESVTMERMDRLTDDDDDEPSSGSETYEEGDLLSHALGDDVTAQLAAAGSKNANGPIGVAAAAAIVSAKKRKRPHSFETNPSIRKRQQNRLLRKLRQTIDEFATRVGQQAIVLVATPGKPNSSYKVFGAKPLEDVVKNLRSMIMEELESALAQQAPPPVQDDPSLYELPPLIIDGIPTPVEKMTQAQLRAFIPLMLKYSTGRGKPGWGRESTRPPWWPKELPWANVRMDARSEDEKQKISWTHALRQIVINCYKFHGREDLLPAFNDDDDKSNILVQQTTPHSSHASSSQGQNEQQQQQQTQMTTQYPTTVLQTITNQDGTISIVQVDPSNPTIQLPDGTIAQVQGVATIHTSQGDVQTLTEVGGAEGSVSVDINSVTEATLGQDGQIILTGEDGHGYPVSVSGVITVPVSASMYQTMVANIQSDGTVQMVTPMVQVPKVEPGNGETIEAVTIQGHPMTMINANGEHQVLQVISLKDANALTKAMQGEVIKDEDSQQQQTVSSPE, translated from the exons ATGGTTTCCTTGCCGAGCACCGAATCAGTTACCATGGAAAGAATGGATCGGCTAACCGACGACGATGACGATGAGCCCAGCAGTGGATCTGAGACCTATGAGGAGGGTGATCTGTTATCACACGCTCTGGGTGATGATGTTACGGCCCAGCTTGCCGCTGCAGGTTCGAAAAACGCTAATG gaCCTATTGGTGTTGCCGCTGCAGCAGCGATCGTATCTGCTAAAAAACGAAAACGACCACACAGTTTTGAAACAAATCCCAGCATAAGAAAACGCCAACAAAATCGACTTTTAAGAAAACTCAGA CAAACCATAGATGAATTTGCGACACGAGTCGGTCAGCAAGCAATAGTATTAGTAGCCACACCTGGAAAACCAAATAGTAGTTACAAAGTATTTGGAGCAAAGCCTCTTGAAgatgtagttaaaaatttaagatcaATGATAATGGAAGAATTGGAGAGTGCATTAGCACAACAAGCACCACCACCTGTTCAAGATGATCCATCATTATACGAATTACCGCCATTAATAATCGATGGAATACCGACACCAGTTGAAAAAATGACACAAGCACAGCTCAGGGCATTTATACCGTTGATGTTAAAGTATTCTACAGGTAGGGGTAAGCCAGGTTGGGGCAGAGAAAGCACACGACCTCCTTGGTGGCCCAAAGAGTTGCCATGGGCAAATGTGCGTATGGACGCAAGGTCTGAAGACGAAAAACAAAAG ATTTCTTGGACGCATGCGCTGAGACAAATAGTCATAAATTGTTACAAATTTCACGGAAGAGAGGATCTGTTACCAGCGTTCAATGATGACGACgataaatctaatattttgGTTCAACAAACGACACCTCATTCGTCGCATGCATCATCAAGCCAAGGACAAAATgaacaacagcagcagcaacaaaCG cAGATGACCACACAGTATCCAACAACTGTTTTACAAACGATAACAAATCAAGATGGaacaatatcaatagttcaagTAGATCCAAGTAATCCAACCATACAATTACCTGATGGTACAATTGCACAAGTTCAGGGTGTTGCTACT ATTCACACGAGTCAAGGCGATGTTCAAACACTAACTGAAGTAGGAGGTGCTGAAGGCAGTGTTTCCGTCGATATAAACAGTGTGACTGAAGCAACATTGGGACAAGACGGTCAAATAATTCTCACAGGAGAAGATGGACATG GCTATCCAGTATCAGTGTCCGGCGTGATCACCGTACCAGTATCAGCAAGTATGTACCAAACGATGGTGGCTAATATCCAAAGCGACGGTACAGTTCAAATGGTGACACCAATGGTACAAGTTCCAAAAGTTGAACCAGGAAACGGAGAAACAATTGAAGCTGTTACTATTCAGGGTCATCCGATGACAATGATTAATGCTAATGGTGAACATCAGGTATTACAAGTGATATCGCTTAAAGATGCTAATGCATTAACTAAAGCAATGCAAGGTGAAGTTATTAAAGATGAAGATAGCCAGCAACAGCAAACGGTATCAAGTCCTGAATGA
- the LOC123266373 gene encoding DNA-binding protein P3A2 isoform X4 — protein MVSLPSTESVTMERMDRLTDDDDDEPSSGSETYEEGDLLSHALGDDVTAQLAAAGPIGVAAAAAIVSAKKRKRPHSFETNPSIRKRQQNRLLRKLRQTIDEFATRVGQQAIVLVATPGKPNSSYKVFGAKPLEDVVKNLRSMIMEELESALAQQAPPPVQDDPSLYELPPLIIDGIPTPVEKMTQAQLRAFIPLMLKYSTGRGKPGWGRESTRPPWWPKELPWANVRMDARSEDEKQKISWTHALRQIVINCYKFHGREDLLPAFNDDDDKSNILVQQTTPHSSHASSSQGQNEQQQQQQTVGVVRLSSTGSSKGNSSPQQILSASPTSLATATQVLQMTTQYPTTVLQTITNQDGTISIVQVDPSNPTIQLPDGTIAQVQGVATIHTSQGDVQTLTEVGGAEGSVSVDINSVTEATLGQDGQIILTGEDGHGYPVSVSGVITVPVSASMYQTMVANIQSDGTVQMVTPMVQVPKVEPGNGETIEAVTIQGHPMTMINANGEHQVLQVISLKDANALTKAMQGEVIKDEDSQQQQTVSSPE, from the exons ATGGTTTCCTTGCCGAGCACCGAATCAGTTACCATGGAAAGAATGGATCGGCTAACCGACGACGATGACGATGAGCCCAGCAGTGGATCTGAGACCTATGAGGAGGGTGATCTGTTATCACACGCTCTGGGTGATGATGTTACGGCCCAGCTTGCCGCTGCAG gaCCTATTGGTGTTGCCGCTGCAGCAGCGATCGTATCTGCTAAAAAACGAAAACGACCACACAGTTTTGAAACAAATCCCAGCATAAGAAAACGCCAACAAAATCGACTTTTAAGAAAACTCAGA CAAACCATAGATGAATTTGCGACACGAGTCGGTCAGCAAGCAATAGTATTAGTAGCCACACCTGGAAAACCAAATAGTAGTTACAAAGTATTTGGAGCAAAGCCTCTTGAAgatgtagttaaaaatttaagatcaATGATAATGGAAGAATTGGAGAGTGCATTAGCACAACAAGCACCACCACCTGTTCAAGATGATCCATCATTATACGAATTACCGCCATTAATAATCGATGGAATACCGACACCAGTTGAAAAAATGACACAAGCACAGCTCAGGGCATTTATACCGTTGATGTTAAAGTATTCTACAGGTAGGGGTAAGCCAGGTTGGGGCAGAGAAAGCACACGACCTCCTTGGTGGCCCAAAGAGTTGCCATGGGCAAATGTGCGTATGGACGCAAGGTCTGAAGACGAAAAACAAAAG ATTTCTTGGACGCATGCGCTGAGACAAATAGTCATAAATTGTTACAAATTTCACGGAAGAGAGGATCTGTTACCAGCGTTCAATGATGACGACgataaatctaatattttgGTTCAACAAACGACACCTCATTCGTCGCATGCATCATCAAGCCAAGGACAAAATgaacaacagcagcagcaacaaaCGGTGGGAGTTGTTCGACTTAGCAGCACGGGTTCATCTAAGGGAAACTCTTCACCACAACAGATTCTTTCCGCGTCACCTACATCTCTTGCCACTGCCACTCAGGTGCTA cAGATGACCACACAGTATCCAACAACTGTTTTACAAACGATAACAAATCAAGATGGaacaatatcaatagttcaagTAGATCCAAGTAATCCAACCATACAATTACCTGATGGTACAATTGCACAAGTTCAGGGTGTTGCTACT ATTCACACGAGTCAAGGCGATGTTCAAACACTAACTGAAGTAGGAGGTGCTGAAGGCAGTGTTTCCGTCGATATAAACAGTGTGACTGAAGCAACATTGGGACAAGACGGTCAAATAATTCTCACAGGAGAAGATGGACATG GCTATCCAGTATCAGTGTCCGGCGTGATCACCGTACCAGTATCAGCAAGTATGTACCAAACGATGGTGGCTAATATCCAAAGCGACGGTACAGTTCAAATGGTGACACCAATGGTACAAGTTCCAAAAGTTGAACCAGGAAACGGAGAAACAATTGAAGCTGTTACTATTCAGGGTCATCCGATGACAATGATTAATGCTAATGGTGAACATCAGGTATTACAAGTGATATCGCTTAAAGATGCTAATGCATTAACTAAAGCAATGCAAGGTGAAGTTATTAAAGATGAAGATAGCCAGCAACAGCAAACGGTATCAAGTCCTGAATGA
- the LOC123266373 gene encoding DNA-binding protein P3A2 isoform X1, translating into MVSLPSTESVTMERMDRLTDDDDDEPSSGSETYEEGDLLSHALGDDVTAQLAAAGSKNANGPIGVAAAAAIVSAKKRKRPHSFETNPSIRKRQQNRLLRKLRQTIDEFATRVGQQAIVLVATPGKPNSSYKVFGAKPLEDVVKNLRSMIMEELESALAQQAPPPVQDDPSLYELPPLIIDGIPTPVEKMTQAQLRAFIPLMLKYSTGRGKPGWGRESTRPPWWPKELPWANVRMDARSEDEKQKISWTHALRQIVINCYKFHGREDLLPAFNDDDDKSNILVQQTTPHSSHASSSQGQNEQQQQQQTVGVVRLSSTGSSKGNSSPQQILSASPTSLATATQVLQMTTQYPTTVLQTITNQDGTISIVQVDPSNPTIQLPDGTIAQVQGVATIHTSQGDVQTLTEVGGAEGSVSVDINSVTEATLGQDGQIILTGEDGHGYPVSVSGVITVPVSASMYQTMVANIQSDGTVQMVTPMVQVPKVEPGNGETIEAVTIQGHPMTMINANGEHQVLQVISLKDANALTKAMQGEVIKDEDSQQQQTVSSPE; encoded by the exons ATGGTTTCCTTGCCGAGCACCGAATCAGTTACCATGGAAAGAATGGATCGGCTAACCGACGACGATGACGATGAGCCCAGCAGTGGATCTGAGACCTATGAGGAGGGTGATCTGTTATCACACGCTCTGGGTGATGATGTTACGGCCCAGCTTGCCGCTGCAGGTTCGAAAAACGCTAATG gaCCTATTGGTGTTGCCGCTGCAGCAGCGATCGTATCTGCTAAAAAACGAAAACGACCACACAGTTTTGAAACAAATCCCAGCATAAGAAAACGCCAACAAAATCGACTTTTAAGAAAACTCAGA CAAACCATAGATGAATTTGCGACACGAGTCGGTCAGCAAGCAATAGTATTAGTAGCCACACCTGGAAAACCAAATAGTAGTTACAAAGTATTTGGAGCAAAGCCTCTTGAAgatgtagttaaaaatttaagatcaATGATAATGGAAGAATTGGAGAGTGCATTAGCACAACAAGCACCACCACCTGTTCAAGATGATCCATCATTATACGAATTACCGCCATTAATAATCGATGGAATACCGACACCAGTTGAAAAAATGACACAAGCACAGCTCAGGGCATTTATACCGTTGATGTTAAAGTATTCTACAGGTAGGGGTAAGCCAGGTTGGGGCAGAGAAAGCACACGACCTCCTTGGTGGCCCAAAGAGTTGCCATGGGCAAATGTGCGTATGGACGCAAGGTCTGAAGACGAAAAACAAAAG ATTTCTTGGACGCATGCGCTGAGACAAATAGTCATAAATTGTTACAAATTTCACGGAAGAGAGGATCTGTTACCAGCGTTCAATGATGACGACgataaatctaatattttgGTTCAACAAACGACACCTCATTCGTCGCATGCATCATCAAGCCAAGGACAAAATgaacaacagcagcagcaacaaaCGGTGGGAGTTGTTCGACTTAGCAGCACGGGTTCATCTAAGGGAAACTCTTCACCACAACAGATTCTTTCCGCGTCACCTACATCTCTTGCCACTGCCACTCAGGTGCTA cAGATGACCACACAGTATCCAACAACTGTTTTACAAACGATAACAAATCAAGATGGaacaatatcaatagttcaagTAGATCCAAGTAATCCAACCATACAATTACCTGATGGTACAATTGCACAAGTTCAGGGTGTTGCTACT ATTCACACGAGTCAAGGCGATGTTCAAACACTAACTGAAGTAGGAGGTGCTGAAGGCAGTGTTTCCGTCGATATAAACAGTGTGACTGAAGCAACATTGGGACAAGACGGTCAAATAATTCTCACAGGAGAAGATGGACATG GCTATCCAGTATCAGTGTCCGGCGTGATCACCGTACCAGTATCAGCAAGTATGTACCAAACGATGGTGGCTAATATCCAAAGCGACGGTACAGTTCAAATGGTGACACCAATGGTACAAGTTCCAAAAGTTGAACCAGGAAACGGAGAAACAATTGAAGCTGTTACTATTCAGGGTCATCCGATGACAATGATTAATGCTAATGGTGAACATCAGGTATTACAAGTGATATCGCTTAAAGATGCTAATGCATTAACTAAAGCAATGCAAGGTGAAGTTATTAAAGATGAAGATAGCCAGCAACAGCAAACGGTATCAAGTCCTGAATGA
- the LOC123266373 gene encoding DNA-binding protein P3A2 isoform X2, with protein MVSLPSTESVTMERMDRLTDDDDDEPSSGSETYEEGDLLSHALGDDVTAQLAAAGSKNANGPIGVAAAAAIVSAKKRKRPHSFETNPSIRKRQQNRLLRKLRQTIDEFATRVGQQAIVLVATPGKPNSSYKVFGAKPLEDVVKNLRSMIMEELESALAQQAPPPVQDDPSLYELPPLIIDGIPTPVEKMTQAQLRAFIPLMLKYSTGRGKPGWGRESTRPPWWPKELPWANVRMDARSEDEKQKISWTHALRQIVINCYKFHGREDLLPAFNDDDDKSNILVQQTTPHSSHASSSQGQNEQQQQQQTVGVVRLSSTGSSKGNSSPQQILSASPTSLATATQQMTTQYPTTVLQTITNQDGTISIVQVDPSNPTIQLPDGTIAQVQGVATIHTSQGDVQTLTEVGGAEGSVSVDINSVTEATLGQDGQIILTGEDGHGYPVSVSGVITVPVSASMYQTMVANIQSDGTVQMVTPMVQVPKVEPGNGETIEAVTIQGHPMTMINANGEHQVLQVISLKDANALTKAMQGEVIKDEDSQQQQTVSSPE; from the exons ATGGTTTCCTTGCCGAGCACCGAATCAGTTACCATGGAAAGAATGGATCGGCTAACCGACGACGATGACGATGAGCCCAGCAGTGGATCTGAGACCTATGAGGAGGGTGATCTGTTATCACACGCTCTGGGTGATGATGTTACGGCCCAGCTTGCCGCTGCAGGTTCGAAAAACGCTAATG gaCCTATTGGTGTTGCCGCTGCAGCAGCGATCGTATCTGCTAAAAAACGAAAACGACCACACAGTTTTGAAACAAATCCCAGCATAAGAAAACGCCAACAAAATCGACTTTTAAGAAAACTCAGA CAAACCATAGATGAATTTGCGACACGAGTCGGTCAGCAAGCAATAGTATTAGTAGCCACACCTGGAAAACCAAATAGTAGTTACAAAGTATTTGGAGCAAAGCCTCTTGAAgatgtagttaaaaatttaagatcaATGATAATGGAAGAATTGGAGAGTGCATTAGCACAACAAGCACCACCACCTGTTCAAGATGATCCATCATTATACGAATTACCGCCATTAATAATCGATGGAATACCGACACCAGTTGAAAAAATGACACAAGCACAGCTCAGGGCATTTATACCGTTGATGTTAAAGTATTCTACAGGTAGGGGTAAGCCAGGTTGGGGCAGAGAAAGCACACGACCTCCTTGGTGGCCCAAAGAGTTGCCATGGGCAAATGTGCGTATGGACGCAAGGTCTGAAGACGAAAAACAAAAG ATTTCTTGGACGCATGCGCTGAGACAAATAGTCATAAATTGTTACAAATTTCACGGAAGAGAGGATCTGTTACCAGCGTTCAATGATGACGACgataaatctaatattttgGTTCAACAAACGACACCTCATTCGTCGCATGCATCATCAAGCCAAGGACAAAATgaacaacagcagcagcaacaaaCGGTGGGAGTTGTTCGACTTAGCAGCACGGGTTCATCTAAGGGAAACTCTTCACCACAACAGATTCTTTCCGCGTCACCTACATCTCTTGCCACTGCCACTCAG cAGATGACCACACAGTATCCAACAACTGTTTTACAAACGATAACAAATCAAGATGGaacaatatcaatagttcaagTAGATCCAAGTAATCCAACCATACAATTACCTGATGGTACAATTGCACAAGTTCAGGGTGTTGCTACT ATTCACACGAGTCAAGGCGATGTTCAAACACTAACTGAAGTAGGAGGTGCTGAAGGCAGTGTTTCCGTCGATATAAACAGTGTGACTGAAGCAACATTGGGACAAGACGGTCAAATAATTCTCACAGGAGAAGATGGACATG GCTATCCAGTATCAGTGTCCGGCGTGATCACCGTACCAGTATCAGCAAGTATGTACCAAACGATGGTGGCTAATATCCAAAGCGACGGTACAGTTCAAATGGTGACACCAATGGTACAAGTTCCAAAAGTTGAACCAGGAAACGGAGAAACAATTGAAGCTGTTACTATTCAGGGTCATCCGATGACAATGATTAATGCTAATGGTGAACATCAGGTATTACAAGTGATATCGCTTAAAGATGCTAATGCATTAACTAAAGCAATGCAAGGTGAAGTTATTAAAGATGAAGATAGCCAGCAACAGCAAACGGTATCAAGTCCTGAATGA
- the LOC123266373 gene encoding DNA-binding protein P3A2 isoform X3, whose amino-acid sequence MVSLPSTESVTMERMDRLTDDDDDEPSSGSETYEEGDLLSHALGDDVTAQLAAAGSKNANGPIGVAAAAAIVSAKKRKRPHSFETNPSIRKRQQNRLLRKLRQTIDEFATRVGQQAIVLVATPGKPNSSYKVFGAKPLEDVVKNLRSMIMEELESALAQQAPPPVQDDPSLYELPPLIIDGIPTPVEKMTQAQLRAFIPLMLKYSTGRGKPGWGRESTRPPWWPKELPWANVRMDARSEDEKQKISWTHALRQIVINCYKFHGREDLLPAFNDDDDKSNILVQQTTPHSSHASSSQGQNEQQQQQQTVGVVRLSSTGSSKGNSSPQQILSASPTSLATATQMTTQYPTTVLQTITNQDGTISIVQVDPSNPTIQLPDGTIAQVQGVATIHTSQGDVQTLTEVGGAEGSVSVDINSVTEATLGQDGQIILTGEDGHGYPVSVSGVITVPVSASMYQTMVANIQSDGTVQMVTPMVQVPKVEPGNGETIEAVTIQGHPMTMINANGEHQVLQVISLKDANALTKAMQGEVIKDEDSQQQQTVSSPE is encoded by the exons ATGGTTTCCTTGCCGAGCACCGAATCAGTTACCATGGAAAGAATGGATCGGCTAACCGACGACGATGACGATGAGCCCAGCAGTGGATCTGAGACCTATGAGGAGGGTGATCTGTTATCACACGCTCTGGGTGATGATGTTACGGCCCAGCTTGCCGCTGCAGGTTCGAAAAACGCTAATG gaCCTATTGGTGTTGCCGCTGCAGCAGCGATCGTATCTGCTAAAAAACGAAAACGACCACACAGTTTTGAAACAAATCCCAGCATAAGAAAACGCCAACAAAATCGACTTTTAAGAAAACTCAGA CAAACCATAGATGAATTTGCGACACGAGTCGGTCAGCAAGCAATAGTATTAGTAGCCACACCTGGAAAACCAAATAGTAGTTACAAAGTATTTGGAGCAAAGCCTCTTGAAgatgtagttaaaaatttaagatcaATGATAATGGAAGAATTGGAGAGTGCATTAGCACAACAAGCACCACCACCTGTTCAAGATGATCCATCATTATACGAATTACCGCCATTAATAATCGATGGAATACCGACACCAGTTGAAAAAATGACACAAGCACAGCTCAGGGCATTTATACCGTTGATGTTAAAGTATTCTACAGGTAGGGGTAAGCCAGGTTGGGGCAGAGAAAGCACACGACCTCCTTGGTGGCCCAAAGAGTTGCCATGGGCAAATGTGCGTATGGACGCAAGGTCTGAAGACGAAAAACAAAAG ATTTCTTGGACGCATGCGCTGAGACAAATAGTCATAAATTGTTACAAATTTCACGGAAGAGAGGATCTGTTACCAGCGTTCAATGATGACGACgataaatctaatattttgGTTCAACAAACGACACCTCATTCGTCGCATGCATCATCAAGCCAAGGACAAAATgaacaacagcagcagcaacaaaCGGTGGGAGTTGTTCGACTTAGCAGCACGGGTTCATCTAAGGGAAACTCTTCACCACAACAGATTCTTTCCGCGTCACCTACATCTCTTGCCACTGCCACTCAG ATGACCACACAGTATCCAACAACTGTTTTACAAACGATAACAAATCAAGATGGaacaatatcaatagttcaagTAGATCCAAGTAATCCAACCATACAATTACCTGATGGTACAATTGCACAAGTTCAGGGTGTTGCTACT ATTCACACGAGTCAAGGCGATGTTCAAACACTAACTGAAGTAGGAGGTGCTGAAGGCAGTGTTTCCGTCGATATAAACAGTGTGACTGAAGCAACATTGGGACAAGACGGTCAAATAATTCTCACAGGAGAAGATGGACATG GCTATCCAGTATCAGTGTCCGGCGTGATCACCGTACCAGTATCAGCAAGTATGTACCAAACGATGGTGGCTAATATCCAAAGCGACGGTACAGTTCAAATGGTGACACCAATGGTACAAGTTCCAAAAGTTGAACCAGGAAACGGAGAAACAATTGAAGCTGTTACTATTCAGGGTCATCCGATGACAATGATTAATGCTAATGGTGAACATCAGGTATTACAAGTGATATCGCTTAAAGATGCTAATGCATTAACTAAAGCAATGCAAGGTGAAGTTATTAAAGATGAAGATAGCCAGCAACAGCAAACGGTATCAAGTCCTGAATGA